Part of the Kryptolebias marmoratus isolate JLee-2015 linkage group LG20, ASM164957v2, whole genome shotgun sequence genome, TCATTCCAGTCCACGTGGACGGGGACGGCCACTGCCTGGTCCACGCTGTGTCCAGAGCTCTGGTGGGACGAGAACTGTTCTGGCATGCCCTGAGAGAAAACCTCAAGCAGAACTTTAAGCAGAACCTGAGCCACTACAAAGCCCTGTTCCAGGACTTTATCGACGCTGCGGAGTGGGAGGACATCATCAATGAGTGCGACCCCCTCTTTATCCCGCCTGAAGGCGTGCCCCTTGGACTGCGCAACATCCACATCTTTGGTTTAGCCAATGTCCTCCACCGACCCGTAATCCTGCTGGACTCCCTGAGCGGGATGAGGAGCTCCGGGGACTATTCAGCCACCTTCCTGCCCGGACTGGTGCCCGAGGAGCAGTGCCGAGGGAAGGACGGGAAGCCCAACAAACCCATCTGTATCGCCTGGAGCAGCTCCGGCAGGAACCACTACGTTCCTCTGGTGGGAATCAAGAACACGATTCTACCCAAGCTGCCAGCTCGCCTGCTGCCCAAGGCCTGGGGCGTTCCTCAGGAGCTCATCAAGAAGTACATCAAGCTGGAGTCAGACGGGAGCTGTGTGATCGGCGGCGACCGCAGCCTGCAGGACAAATACCTGATGAGGCTGGTCAACGCCATGGAGGAGGTGTTCATGGAGAAGCACAGCATCCACCCGTCCCTGGTGGCTGACGTGCACCAGTACGTCTACAGACGGACCGGAGTAATCGGCGTCCAGCCCGAGGAGGTGACAGAAGCAGCCAAGAAGTCGGTGATGGAGAACAGGCTTCACCGCTGCCTTATCTGTGGAGCCCTCTCTGAGCTCCACGTCCCGCCGGAGTGGCTGGTTCCGGGAGGAAAGCTCTACAACTTGGCCAAATCCACACACGGTCAACTCCGGCCGGACAAGAACTACAGCTTCCCCCTCAACAACGTGGTCTGCTCCTACGACCCGCAGAGAGACATCCTCCTCCCAGACTACAAACTCAGCGCCCTCAACACCTGCAACTGGTGTCATGGGACGTCGGTCCGCCACATCCGCGGCAACGGGTCGGTGGTTTACCTGGACGGGGACAGAACTAACACCCGGTCCCAGGGGGGGAAGTGCGGCTGTGGGTTCAAGCACTACTGGGAGGGGAAGGAGTATGACAACCTGCCCGAAGCTTTCCCCATCACGCTGGAGTGGGGGGGTCGGGTGGTGCGAGAGACTGTGTACTGGTTCCAGTACGAGGCTGACCCGGTTCTGAACAGCAACGTGTACGACGTAGCCATGAAGCTGGTCACCAAGCACTTCCCGGGAGAGTTCGGCAGCGAGATTCTGGTGCAGAAAGTGGTCAACACCATCCTGCACCACACGGCCAAGAAAAACCCAGATGAATACAACCCGGTTTCTATCGACGGGGCTCACGCCCAGCGTCTGAGCGACACCTCGGACCCTCAGCCTGCGGCGGACCCACAGCCTCCCACTAAGATCATCCTGACGGGCCAGAAAGCCAAGACGCTTCACAAAGAGGAGCTAACGATGAGCCGAGCCGAGCGCAGCCTCCAGCAGAGCATCAGTGAGCAGGCCCTGGTCACGCAGAAGAGACGGACTGAGAAACTGAAGCAGGAACAGAAAGGTCCCGGCCGGACCTCCTCCCCTGGTGGGTCTCCAgaaacctcctcctcttcagctcCGGCCACCCCTACcaagtcctcctcctccccctcctcctcctcgaaCAAGGAGAAGAAGATCCGTGTGACCACCAGTGACGGCCGGCAGGCCATGCTGACGCTGCCGGCCCACACCACCttctcagagctgcagaggagcaTCTCCAACCAGTTCGGCCTGCCGCCCGCACAGCAGTGCATCCGCTACGGCTTCCCGCCCAAGGAGCTGCTCCCTCCGAAGGACGGCGAGGAGAATGAGCCTGTGGCGCTGCAGCACGGCGACAGGGTGACGGTGGAGATCCTGAGGGGCCCCGAGGACAAGGGCCCCGCGGCCTCCATCACCAGAGCGTCCAGCTCGCACTCCTCCCTGCACTCGGCGAAGAGCGACGAGCCCGTGATGTCTGGCAGGACGAGCAGCCGCGAACTCCAGGAGAGCATCGACCTGGAGATgtcctccctctgtctcctaGCAACCCTGATGGGTAAGAGCAGCCGGGTGGGATGTGGAGCGCTTCCTGTCCACCTCACAGCCTGACAGCAACATGAACAAAAATCCTTTatttctgctcctctgcagggcggctgttaaataaacaacaataaattaaataaaacaaattaaactcttatttagAGTTTCTCTGATGTTGATCTGTAGAAGTCAGGGAAGCTGACGGCTGATAcgcaaaatcaataaaaataaaattagtgtGTCTGAAATAAAAGTAGTTTTCACAGCATTGAAGGAGCATTCTGAGAGTGAGCTGACTGTAGCAGCTGCTACTGCAGTGGGATgactgtagcagctgctgctgttgcagtGAGCCgactgtagcagctgctgctgcagcttctgtttcCTACCTGGTAATGAAGACATGCCCagttgctgattttatttatttattttaaagttaaccGGTCCATCTCTAattttgtgtcagtgtttgtgaaTATTAGAATATTATGACGTGTTTATTTCGTGCTTTTAGTCCTGACTTGTTCAGGTGTGCAGCAGGTGTGTGTTCTCCTCTCTGATTGGTTCCTGCAGCGAGCAGGTGGTAAACAAACCTCAGGTATGGAGTCTGCAGCCGGCTGATCCGCTGCCATGAACCCGACCAGAAACACGGGGGGGCCGGGAGGGCAGCTGTGTGTTTGGTGAATGTGCTGACTTAGCCGTGCCTGTCAGACCTGccaacaggtcaaaggtcactggTGCTTTCAGATAAACAGACAGAGCCGCAGTCTGGGCGCTCTGTGGTGCCTGACGctgcacttcctgtcagctggagTCCAACGATCCTCCGGAGCGTCAGAACCAGCAGCGTGGATCTGAAACATGACCTCTGCAGGGCCGATTATCTGTTCCTGTTAGTTTCTGAGGCAGCATTCATGTTAAAGTCTTCATGGTATCATTTATTTGAGCTGCTCGTACAGAAACACACTCAGCTCGGTTTGGAGATCTTtggtttctgcagcttttagacttttcagaatatttaacttcatgTATAAATATTTCACCAGAAGGAATTCTCCAGTTCTTCCAGAACGTTCTTCTCTGTTTGTCACCttcggctacttttagctttcagctgctgctctggTTCTTTTAGCTGTAAGagtccagtttcagcttcttcaggttgtttttacagatttaagtCTGACCCGTGTGGACTCTGTGggtttttattgaaactaatCTCTGAAATCTGTGGAGATGAACCTTTCAGCTCCTGAAACGTCAGATTTCAGAGGATCTCTGGTTTGGTTCCATGTCTTCCTGCTGCTGAGTCTCCGTTTGTCTCGGGATCCTCTCGaagctgtaaaatgtttctctgctccaggtGAGGATGTTTGGTCGTACGCCAAGAAGCTGCCGCACTTATTCCAGCAGGGAGGCGTCTTCTACAACATCGTCAAGAAAGACATGGGTGAGGAGGGATTTTATCCAACTAAAGCCTTTAATCAAACACTCCattatttcagtattttcttttaaaacgtGTCTCAGTGCAGCTCACTGGGGGATTCTGGGTAAATATGTCAAGTTTTTATTAGAAgtacaaacacagaaagcttTTCCATGACAGAGCTGATAGTAAGACAAGCAGGCTGAGACACGAGAGGGGGGGGCATTTCACACCTGATCACTTCCTTCACCTGCCGAGGTCAGGATGGAGAGCAGCCAAACTAAAACCTGATGTTCCTGAAGCATCTGTGAACTTAATAACTGGAAATAAAACCCAGTAAAGTATCTGTGATGGTGATTGGCTGGTGGAAGTCACCtgacaggaacaggaagaggaggagctctCAGCCTTCGCCTCCTTTATTTACAGCatgggtctccagtcctggtcctcagggcctccatcctgcaggttctccttgttcctctgctccaacacacctgatctgaatcagtggctgattaacaggcttctgcagaacatgaagaggtgatttaaccctgaatcaggtgtgttggagcagaggaacaggtaaaacctgcaggatggaggccctgaggaccaggactggacccccCTGGTTTACACCGTGTCCTCCTCCAGGACGTCTTCAGTGGTCCAGTCACAAACTGCTCCGGACCCGGACCCAGACTCTGACCCAGATCCAGACCCGGACCCggacccagacccagacccgGACTCAGATCCAGACTCAGACACTCTGACTCGGACCTGGATCCAGACCCAGACCCGGACTCGGACTCTGACCCGGACTCTGACCCGGACCCAGACCCGAACTGTTTGGAGCCTGAAGCGGAGCCTCCCTGAGGCTCAGACCTGGACCCAGACCCGGACTCTGACCCGGACTCTGACCCGGACCCAGACCCGGACTGTTTGGAGCCTGAAGCGGAGCCTCCCTGAGGCTCAGACCCggacccagacccagacccgGACTCTGACCCGGACCCAGACCCGGACTGTTTGGAGCCTGAAGCGGAGCCTCCCTGAGGCTCAGATCTGCGCTGCtcttcctgcttctcctctcctcaCTGTAGGAATCAGTAAATCTCtgattgttcatttatttcaaacaataattcagtttttagtcATAAAGTGTAGAACCTCAAACACAGCTGCCATAAATCTGCCTGACTCTCTGATTAATCCATCGCAGACCGACAGTTCTGACCCGTTTCTCTGGTTCAGGTCTGATGGACGGGAAGCACTGCACGCTGCCCCACCTGACCGGGAAGACCTTCGTTTATAACGCAGCCGAGGAGCGCCTGGAGCTCTGCGTGGACGCCGCGGGCCACTTCCCCGTCGGGCCGNGGCTCAGACCCggacccagacccagacccgGACTCTGACCCGGACCCAGACCCGGACTGTTTGGAGCCTGAAGCGGAGCCTCCCTGAGGCTCAGATCTGCGCTGCtcttcctgcttctcctctcctcaCTGTAGGAATCAGTAAATCTCtgattgttcatttatttcaaacaataattcagtttttagtcATAAAGTGTAGAACCTCAAACACAGCTGCCATAAATCTGCCTGACTCTCTGATTAATCCATCGCAGACCGACAGTTCTGACCCGTTTCTCTGGTTCAGGTCTGATGGACGGGAAGCACTGCACGCTGCCCCACCTGACCGGGAAGACCTTCGTTTATAACGCAGCCGAGGAGCGCCTGGAGCTCTGCGTGGACGCCGCGGGCCACTTCCCCGTCGGGCCGGACGTGGAGGAGCTGGTGAAGGAGGCGATGCTGCAGCTGCGCTCCGAGGCGTCCTCCCGGGGCAGCAGGGAGGGGAGTCCGTCCCACGGCGTCCTGCGGCTCGGCAGCGGCGGCGTGGTCCGGAAGaaggagcagctgcagagcGTCACCGCCTTCCAGGGCAAAGGTCACTCTCTGGGCAGCGCCGGGGGCTCCTCCCCTCCTGAGCACCGGCCTATCACGCGCCAGCACAGCAGCGGCGTGGACCTGAGCGCCAGCGTGTCCCGAGGTCCCCCAGACCTGTCGGACATCCCCGAGGACACCACCAGGGAGCTGGTCCGCATGGCTCCGGGCTTCGTCACCATGAAGGACGGGCGCGGCCTGGACCCCACCCTGAtggagcagcagaggaggaagcTGCAGGAGATGGTCTCCTCCATCCAGGCCTCCATGGAGCGCCAcctgaaggagcagcagagcagcgCCGCCGCCAGTCAGGACCGGCCCACCGGAACCAAGACGAGTTCCGCTCAGCCGGTGCCCGATCCGAAACCTGCCGCTGCAGCGGGAGCGGCGGGCCCCGGGAAACCggaggagaaggtggaggaACCGGAGGAGATGGAGAGCCAGGACGCCGAACAGAACACCACCGAACCCATGGATCACTCCTGATCGCTCAGGAGCCCCGCCCCCACCCCGCCTGACACGCCTCAGGTCCTAACGCTTTGGTCTTCATCACGTCGCGTTGTCTTTCCTGCATGACTGCAGCGCGAGCGGACCGTCCTCGCTGCTGCTGGGACACGAGTCGGTAAGAGTCTCTCTGCGAGACGCCTCAGCTGCTCACTCTGGCTCCTCCCACTCATCAATCTGCCTTTTTAGAATAAGCTTTTCTCTTCACTTGGTGGACGGTGTCTCCGGCCTCCTGCAGGGCTCAGGAGCCAGACCAGGATCCTCTGAGTCTTCATGTGCTGCTGTCCTCCTGCCACGCCTCCACCACGCCTCCGCCACGTTCACCTGCCTCTTCATCGTCGCCTTCGTCAGCTGAGGAGCTCAGGGGAGCCGTGGGACTGTTTGGAGTTCTTGCTTTCTAAATGTCTCCACTTTAAACGAATAATAATCAGACTGGTGTGAACCCCTGAAGACCAACCTgtaaactgagctgaaagtctTTCACATATTTGAGTTTAAACCTAAAACAGATTCTGTTTCTGAGTGACGGATTAAAGGAAATCAAAGTGAATCTTTACGGTTTTATTAAGCTTCAACACACCACGGAGTTCCTCCAGAAATATGGTGTTTTCATTTAGAACTGTCTTCGTTAAACTCTGCCTGAAGGATGTTTGTGGAAATCTGATTTCCTGCAGACCTTCTGCCTGCAGGCGATGTGCCGTGCATCGTCCAGGAAGTGTGAGAGATTCTTAAAAAGGGCGTCAGTGTGAGGAGAAAACCAGGTGGATTCCTGCaggtaggaggaggaggaggaggaggaggaggaggacgctCCGAGTCTTAAtctgagaaacaaaaaccaacgtCCCGGGAGAGATGAGTCCTCTGCTGCTCAGATCGTCTGTCAGCTCTGAAGCCTCTGACTTCATTTAAACCCAGATATTCAGCAGAAGCAGCGCCAGCCTCTGAAGCTCCCTGCTTCCTGACacgtttctgtttctgctccacaAATAACAACGAGACATTCTGCTGCTCAGTCCCATTCTAAAGCAGGCTCTCAGGGGGGGTGtcggggacgactctcagctactaccaggctCGAtgttagctcagcatctgtaaaattcagaCTGCAGGCGTCTCCAAAGCTGAGGAGTTACCTTCTGACCGTTACATTATTACCCATCAGGTGGTCCAGgggatattctgctaacagaggCAGCCTGATCGCCTGAGATCAGACCTTCAGctggtttttaactttaacttttaacgCCTTAAAGGCCGTTTCCTGCAGTTTGACTCTAATGTTGAAGGATTTGAGTCTCGGTGGAGAGAGAAACAATCAGGATGAGAAGCTTTTATCTGAATCCAGGCGTGAAGCTGTGGAAACTCAACCTCTGATTGTTCCTGAGCTCACAGGCTGCAGGCGCTTCAGCACCGctctttgtgtatttaaataGAACCATTACTCAGGTTTGGGTCAtttcaggagctgctgagggCCACGTGTGGCTCCAGAAccgcaggttgcagacccctggtctgaacctacaaaataaaagcttgtagTAACTAGaatcagttgtttctgtttcttcaggTCTCGTTAGTTTGGAGGGAACACGTTTAACCCTTCGGAGGTCTGAACTTCAACCTGCTTGGAGCTGAAGTAGTTTAACCCACAGAAAGTCAGTGCAGAAGGAAAACAGCCGAACGACAGCCGAAGGACAGCCGAAGGTTGTCCTGAAACAGGCTCGGACTAAAGAGCTAAAttcctgtgtgtgtggtgaCTCCATCTGCTCGACAGGAAGCTTTAACTTGTTctgttttagacatttattaacatttaaaggttgttttctttgctgcagGAACTCGTCTTTAATGACATGAAGCTAAAGGAAAGCAGcttcaagtttattttatttgcttaaacGTCTCTGAACCAAGCTAAATTCAGCTTCATGTCCTTTTCTCTGTTCTCCTTTCTGCTGGaggtcaaacaggaagtgacatcatcaCATGACCTGAGCCCGAGCTGAAAGTGGAGTTTACAGGATGGAAGCTTTGGGTTCAGACTGCTGGTGGATCAGGCTAATTCCTGGGTTTAACTTTAACAGGTTAAAGCTCCAAACCAACAAACAAGTTCCAGATTTTAGtttgagtttggagaaatttaaccagcagctgcagagttgGTTTGTTCCTCCGCTGAAGTTAGATCATTCTGATTTTAGGAACTGTTCTTCAGATCGATCCATCTGGGTCTAAAGGAAGAACTGAATCAGCCCCTCTGCCGGCCACTGATCAGATTGCTGTGATTTATTTCAtccaaagaaaacattcagtgtGAAAACGAGGGGACTAAAGGAGTCGTATCGATCTGAAGAGCCAAATATTTCCTTTTGCCTGAAATATAAACGtctgtttacagtttttgttgccaacaaacGTTTCTTCCTGTTGAAGAAATTCTCATCAGGccttaaaaaaagagtttgattTCTCACAGATCTGATCCGTTTGGGTTCTGGTTTTGTTGCACTTTCCCCTCAGACGAGTGTTTCTTCACGTTTGactctttaaaactttgtttttgggGATTTGAAGGACTTCCTGCTCTCTCTCTGCCGATCGAAGGTAAATGTAAGACTTGGCACTTTGAGGAGGAGGTCGGTGGAAGGCTGAACAGGAAACGGGTCCACCTGGGATCCTGCTGTATATTAGTACATATTGTAGTATATTTGGACCTGTACAGACACTCGGATTGTTCGGTTCCTTCACTTTGATCTTTTTGGAAACTTCTCTCTGGTTTGCTAATAAAATCTGACTCTGCTTCGACATCGCTGTTTGCATGTGTGACACGACCCAACAATAAAATCCCTTCctgctctggttctgctgtTCTGTCATCGCTGCTGGGAACCGACCTGCTCTCCTTCCACACACCAGGCGCTCCGTCGGCGTTTTTACAATAAACCACGGAGAGAAAAGAGCGTTTCCACCTCCTGGCTTCAGATTCCTGAAGAaattaggcttttatttttatttaatttaacttcaATAATTCATTTTCCATCACTTAGGATGAGAAATAGGAGCTTATTTGTCTCTCAGGtattaaaacaagtttcatataaatttaaaatattaaaatgaagcAATATTATCAGTCAGATGACTAATCTTTTAGAAAAccttaatatttatattttatgataTTAGAAAGAATAACGCAGACTGATCGAAACGTCTCCtacttctgtttttactgtttattttatcacataTATTATTCACATATTTACATAGAATTAAAGAGGAAAACTTCTAAAACTGGTCTTTTCTGTAGTAgttatgaatataaataataaatattttcatgttagttttggtcAGCGACAGAGAGACCTTAGAGGGGGACTTATGAGCCACATGCGGGCCCGGAGCCGCTGTTTGCAGACCCCTGGTCTACCTTTATCTAAATGACACGTTTCACATCTGAAACAAGGATTtccctcctcatcatcatcctcctcatcctccaaGACCCTTTGACTCCGGCACGTCAGACCGTCCAATCAGAGACCAGAATCCGGGGTTGCCATGGCAGCAGAGCAACCATGTCCGCCTGTCTCCTGGCTGGTCCTTGAAGACACAGAGGACCAGTGTGGACCTCAACACAACATTACAGAAACAATCAGGCACTAACACGGGCAGCTAAGACCGGAAGGAGCCAGTTAACAGAAACACGCTTTAAACCGTAACACCGCAGCTTGATCCGGGGGTTCGAGCTGAAGGTTCCCGGTCTGAGGAGAAGATCTGCCGCTTCCTCCAGCTCTGAGAAGATATCTTCAGCAGCAGCGGTCAGCCTGCCGCTGATAAACCTCCTCAGATGCTGAACTGAAGACATTATTTCTGAAACTATCTTCCTGCTGAGCCCTCAaggctgccacctgctggtcaaaCTGCAGTTTGTTGTTGACCCAGTGGGTCCACTCGTGTTGTTTCTACCGGCGCTTGAGCCGGCTGGATGTGATGACTAACGGCAAACAAGGAGT contains:
- the vcpip1 gene encoding deubiquitinating protein VCIP135 isoform X2; the encoded protein is MSLLQSSKKKDKRILSGTCPDPKCQARLFFPAYGSISIECTECGQRHEQRNLLSVEEVTDPDVVLHNLLRNALLGVTGAPKKGTELVKVMGLSNYHCKLLSPVLTRYGMDKQTGKAKLLKDMNQGDIFDCSLLGDRAFLIEPDHVTTMGYGKDRSGSLIYLHDTLEEIKKANSNRECLIPVHVDGDGHCLVHAVSRALVGRELFWHALRENLKQNFKQNLSHYKALFQDFIDAAEWEDIINECDPLFIPPEGVPLGLRNIHIFGLANVLHRPVILLDSLSGMRSSGDYSATFLPGLVPEEQCRGKDGKPNKPICIAWSSSGRNHYVPLVGIKNTILPKLPARLLPKAWGVPQELIKKYIKLESDGSCVIGGDRSLQDKYLMRLVNAMEEVFMEKHSIHPSLVADVHQYVYRRTGVIGVQPEEVTEAAKKSVMENRLHRCLICGALSELHVPPEWLVPGGKLYNLAKSTHGQLRPDKNYSFPLNNVVCSYDPQRDILLPDYKLSALNTCNWCHGTSVRHIRGNGSVVYLDGDRTNTRSQGGKCGCGFKHYWEGKEYDNLPEAFPITLEWGGRVVRETVYWFQYEADPVLNSNVYDVAMKLVTKHFPGEFGSEILVQKVVNTILHHTAKKNPDEYNPVSIDGAHAQRLSDTSDPQPAADPQPPTKIILTGQKAKTLHKEELTMSRAERSLQQSISEQALVTQKRRTEKLKQEQKGPGRTSSPGGSPETSSSSAPATPTKSSSSPSSSSNKEKKIRVTTSDGRQAMLTLPAHTTFSELQRSISNQFGLPPAQQCIRYGFPPKELLPPKDGEENEPVALQHGDRVTVEILRGPEDKGPAASITRASSSHSSLHSAKSDEPVMSGRTSSRELQESIDLEMSSLCLLATLMGEDVWSYAKKLPHLFQQGGVFYNIVKKDMGLMDGKHCTLPHLTGKTFVYNAAEERLELCVDAAGHFPVGPDVEELVKEAMLQLRSEASSRGSREGSPSHGVLRLGSGGVVRKKEQLQSVTAFQGKGHSLGSAGGSSPPEHRPITRQHSSGVDLSASVSRGPPDLSDIPEDTTRELVRMAPGFVTMKDGRGLDPTLMEQQRRKLQEMVSSIQASMERHLKEQQSSAAASQDRPTGTKTSSAQPVPDPKPAAAAGAAGPGKPEEKVEEPEEMESQDAEQNTTEPMDHS
- the vcpip1 gene encoding deubiquitinating protein VCIP135 isoform X1, which produces MSLLQSSKKKDKRILSGTCPDPKCQARLFFPAYGSISIECTECGQRHEQRNLLSVEEVTDPDVVLHNLLRNALLGVTGAPKKGTELVKVMGLSNYHCKLLSPVLTRYGMDKQTGKAKLLKDMNQGDIFDCSLLGDRAFLIEPDHVTTMGYGKDRSGSLIYLHDTLEEIKKANSNRECLIPVHVDGDGHCLVHAVSRALVGRELFWHALRENLKQNFKQNLSHYKALFQDFIDAAEWEDIINECDPLFIPPEGVPLGLRNIHIFGLANVLHRPVILLDSLSGMRSSGDYSATFLPGLVPEEQCRGKDGKPNKPICIAWSSSGRNHYVPLVGIKNTILPKLPARLLPKAWGVPQELIKKYIKLESDGSCVIGGDRSLQDKYLMRLVNAMEEVFMEKHSIHPSLVADVHQYVYRRTGVIGVQPEEVTEAAKKSVMENRLHRCLICGALSELHVPPEWLVPGGKLYNLAKSTHGQLRPDKNYSFPLNNVVCSYDPQRDILLPDYKLSALNTCNWCHGTSVRHIRGNGSVVYLDGDRTNTRSQGGKCGCGFKHYWEGKEYDNLPEAFPITLEWGGRVVRETVYWFQYEADPVLNSNVYDVAMKLVTKHFPGEFGSEILVQKVVNTILHHTAKKNPDEYNPVSIDGAHAQRLSDTSDPQPAADPQPPTKIILTGQKAKTLHKEELTMSRAERSLQQSISEQALVTQKRRTEKLKQEQKGPGRTSSPGGSPETSSSSAPATPTKSSSSPSSSSNKEKKIRVTTSDGRQAMLTLPAHTTFSELQRSISNQFGLPPAQQCIRYGFPPKELLPPKDGEENEPVALQHGDRVTVEILRGPEDKGPAASITRASSSHSSLHSAKSDEPVMSGRTSSRELQESIDLEMSSLCLLATLMGEDVWSYAKKLPHLFQQGGVFYNIVKKDMGLMDGKHCTLPHLTGKTFVYNAAEERLELCVDAAGHFPVGPDVEELVKEAMLQLRSEASSRGSREGSPSHGVLRLGSGGVVRKKEQLQSVTAFQGKGHSLGSAGGSSPPEHRPITRQHSSGVDLSASVSRGPPDLSDIPEDTTRELVRMAPGFVTMKDGRGLDPTLMEQQRRKLQEMVSSIQASMERHLKEQQSSAAASQDRPTGTKTSSAQPVPDPKPAAAAGAAGPGKPEEKVEEPEEMESQDAEQNTTEPMDHS